The following coding sequences are from one Lolium rigidum isolate FL_2022 chromosome 6, APGP_CSIRO_Lrig_0.1, whole genome shotgun sequence window:
- the LOC124662777 gene encoding protein translation factor SUI1 homolog 1, with protein MSDLDSQVPSAFDPFAEANAEDSGAGAGSKNYVHVRVQQRNGRKSLTTVQGLKKEYSYNKILKDLKKEFCCNGTVVQDSELGQVIQLQGDQRKNVATFLVQAGLAKKESIKIHGF; from the exons ATGTCTGATCTGGACTCCCAGGTTCCATCTGCTTTTG ATCCGTTTGCTGAGGCAAATGCTGAGGACTCTGGCGCTGGTGCCGGATCAAAAAACTATGTGCATGTGCGTGTCCAGCAGCGCAACGGAAGAAAGAGTCTGACAACTGTTCAGGGATTAAAGAAAGAGTACAGCTACAACAAGATTCTCAAGGATCTCAAAAAGGAATTCTGCTGTAATGGTACTGTAGTTCAGGATTCAGAACTAGGCCAG GTCATTCAACTCCAAGGTGATCAGCGTAAGAATGTTGCTACTTTTCTAGTTCAG GCTGGACTAGCAAAGAAAGAGAGCATTAAGATCCACGGATTTTAG